A window of the Podarcis raffonei isolate rPodRaf1 chromosome 4, rPodRaf1.pri, whole genome shotgun sequence genome harbors these coding sequences:
- the MZT1 gene encoding mitotic-spindle organizing protein 1 isoform X2 has protein sequence MANPAANLNAVRETMEVLLEISRILNTGLDMETLSICVRLCEQGINPEALSAVIKELRKATEALKAAENMPS, from the exons ATGGCGAATCCCGCCGCGAACTTGAACGCCGTGAGGGAGACCATGGAAG TCCTGCTGGAGATATCAAGAATTCTAAACACTGGTTTAGATATGGAAACCCTCTCTATTTGTGTGCGACTTTGTGAACAAGGAATAAATCCAGAGGCACTGTCTGCTGTCATCAAGGAACTGCGCAAAGCCACGGAAGCCCTAAAG GCAGCTGAAAACATGCCAAGCTGA
- the MZT1 gene encoding mitotic-spindle organizing protein 1 isoform X1, with protein sequence MANPAANLNAVRETMEVLLEISRILNTGLDMETLSICVRLCEQGINPEALSAVIKELRKATEALKHRWLCVQAARAVFQYRWFI encoded by the exons ATGGCGAATCCCGCCGCGAACTTGAACGCCGTGAGGGAGACCATGGAAG TCCTGCTGGAGATATCAAGAATTCTAAACACTGGTTTAGATATGGAAACCCTCTCTATTTGTGTGCGACTTTGTGAACAAGGAATAAATCCAGAGGCACTGTCTGCTGTCATCAAGGAACTGCGCAAAGCCACGGAAGCCCTAAAG CACAGGTGGCTTTGTGTCCAGGCTGCAAGAGCAGTCTTTCAGTACCGTTGGTTCATCTGA